A region of uncultured Anaeromusa sp. DNA encodes the following proteins:
- the dmpI gene encoding 4-oxalocrotonate tautomerase DmpI translates to MPVITVEGATMNVEQKRKLAEVLTREAAEIMSVPEAAFIVLLKENSMENIGVGGTLLADRKK, encoded by the coding sequence ATGCCGGTTATTACGGTAGAAGGTGCTACGATGAATGTGGAGCAAAAGCGCAAATTAGCGGAGGTGTTGACGCGAGAAGCGGCGGAGATTATGAGCGTGCCGGAGGCGGCGTTTATTGTACTGCTGAAAGAAAACAGCATGGAGAATATTGGCGTCGGCGGGACGCTGCTTGCGGATAGGAAGAAATAA
- a CDS encoding PLP-dependent aminotransferase family protein, with protein sequence MPKLILLDHESKEPLYMQLYRYFRTEIEQNNLKEDQKIPSIRFLADSLSVSKITVEKAYQQLLCEGYITNGNRTRYAVNRFVENAWPSPAPQGAAPQEKSPGEPIFKYDLASGEMDADGFDFSLWKRYVNKTFLDPSRLMRYGDLQGEVELRKEIVGYIRSRGVNCHHGQVIVGPGVQSLLNILASMLKPEHDGIAFEEPGFKMGRRTWEDRGFQIIPVRLKKEGIDTDELARSGARLVYVTPSHQFPTGYIMPIGERTQLLNWARQTGATVIEDDYDSEFRYFGRPLPALKGLDTEGSVIYMGSFSKVIPPSIRISYMVLPEQLLKSYRERASLYNQTTSALEQLALARYMADGHLERQIRRLRKLYNEKHALFLENIRTILGPMVAINETESGLHLVLTVKSALTPKELYDRALAKGCRIALLQDYYLGEAPVSPSQVILYFSKIPAEEMKTAIQLLKEAWFE encoded by the coding sequence ATGCCTAAATTAATACTGCTTGACCACGAAAGCAAAGAGCCTCTTTATATGCAACTTTATCGTTATTTTCGCACGGAAATTGAGCAGAATAATTTAAAAGAAGACCAAAAAATCCCTTCCATCCGCTTCCTTGCGGACAGTTTGTCCGTCAGCAAAATCACGGTAGAAAAAGCCTACCAGCAGCTTCTCTGCGAAGGATATATCACTAATGGCAACCGTACGCGCTATGCCGTTAACCGCTTCGTAGAAAACGCCTGGCCTTCGCCTGCGCCGCAAGGCGCTGCCCCCCAAGAAAAGTCTCCGGGAGAACCAATTTTCAAGTATGACTTGGCTAGCGGCGAAATGGATGCAGATGGCTTTGATTTCTCCCTTTGGAAGCGCTATGTCAACAAGACATTCCTGGATCCAAGCCGTCTAATGCGTTATGGAGACCTCCAAGGAGAAGTAGAGCTGCGCAAAGAAATTGTCGGTTATATTCGTTCACGAGGAGTCAACTGTCATCACGGTCAAGTCATCGTCGGCCCAGGCGTTCAAAGCCTTTTAAATATCTTGGCCAGCATGCTGAAACCAGAACATGACGGCATTGCTTTTGAAGAACCCGGCTTCAAAATGGGCCGCCGCACCTGGGAAGATCGCGGCTTTCAAATCATCCCGGTACGGCTCAAAAAAGAAGGCATTGATACGGACGAATTGGCTCGCAGCGGTGCACGCCTAGTGTATGTAACACCCTCACACCAATTTCCTACAGGCTACATTATGCCCATCGGTGAACGAACACAGCTTTTAAACTGGGCCCGCCAAACAGGGGCTACAGTTATCGAAGACGACTATGACAGCGAATTTCGCTATTTCGGCCGCCCTTTGCCTGCCTTAAAAGGACTGGATACCGAGGGCTCTGTCATTTACATGGGCTCTTTTTCCAAGGTCATTCCTCCTTCTATCCGTATCAGCTACATGGTGCTGCCGGAACAGTTGCTGAAAAGCTACCGGGAACGCGCTTCTTTGTACAATCAAACAACGTCCGCCCTGGAACAGCTGGCTCTAGCCCGTTATATGGCCGACGGACACCTGGAACGGCAAATCCGTCGCCTCCGCAAGCTCTACAATGAAAAGCACGCTCTCTTTCTGGAAAATATTCGAACCATCTTGGGCCCCATGGTGGCGATTAACGAAACCGAATCCGGCCTCCACTTGGTTCTAACTGTAAAATCCGCTTTAACACCAAAGGAATTGTACGACCGCGCCTTGGCTAAAGGCTGCCGCATTGCGCTTTTGCAGGATTATTATCTGGGCGAAGCGCCAGTCTCGCCGTCTCAAGTTATCCTGTATTTCTCTAAAATTCCGGCCGAAGAAATGAAAACAGCCATTCAGCTGTTAAAAGAAGCCTGGTTTGAGTAA
- a CDS encoding nitroreductase family protein, producing MNTYEAIQKRRSIRRYEAKAVEKETIELLLRAAMQAPSAANQRPWEFIVVENKDTLAKLAKAHPYASPMQEAPLGIIVLANEDGVKFPQYWQQDLAAATQNLLLAAVENGLGAVWMGVAPEEDRMKYITELFQLPPGVTPFAMLALGYSAENQLVDRFEANRIHYERYKS from the coding sequence ATGAATACCTATGAAGCAATTCAAAAAAGACGGAGCATTCGGCGTTATGAAGCGAAGGCGGTGGAAAAAGAAACGATAGAGTTGCTGCTGCGGGCGGCGATGCAGGCTCCATCGGCAGCGAATCAGAGGCCGTGGGAGTTTATTGTGGTGGAAAACAAAGATACGCTGGCTAAATTGGCGAAGGCTCATCCGTATGCATCGCCCATGCAAGAAGCGCCATTAGGCATTATTGTCTTGGCAAACGAGGATGGGGTGAAATTTCCACAGTATTGGCAACAGGATTTGGCGGCGGCTACGCAAAATCTATTGTTAGCCGCCGTCGAAAATGGCCTGGGAGCGGTATGGATGGGAGTTGCGCCGGAAGAAGACCGGATGAAATACATTACCGAATTGTTTCAACTGCCTCCAGGAGTTACGCCCTTTGCTATGCTGGCACTGGGATATTCGGCGGAAAATCAGCTTGTAGACCGTTTCGAAGCAAATCGTATTCACTATGAACGCTATAAAAGCTGA
- a CDS encoding SDR family oxidoreductase, with protein MKGYYEGKAAVITGGASGIGLAIGELLLSLGAKAVVLADVNAAKLQAQSERLSQAYPGKVLGVETDVTSQDSVKELIAKAAAFGGGRLDLLFNNAGIGALKSFEQTTDEDWKLAFDVNFYGALYGIRAALPIMRAQGGGHIANTASGIVFSPMPEQTMYSATKSALMGLGGSLRYELWDDNIRVSTIIPGTVITGIWQGVKPPAEAITPAEAAAGILAGVARNEKIVIVTEQDQQGSKNVYDLERQEAIDTYMVNIARKRKKGIMNEY; from the coding sequence ATGAAAGGGTATTACGAGGGCAAAGCAGCGGTCATTACCGGCGGCGCTTCGGGCATTGGTCTGGCGATAGGGGAACTGCTCTTGTCGCTGGGAGCGAAAGCGGTGGTGCTGGCGGATGTTAACGCCGCCAAGCTGCAGGCGCAGAGCGAGAGGCTGTCGCAGGCGTATCCTGGCAAGGTGCTGGGCGTAGAAACCGATGTTACGTCCCAGGACAGCGTGAAGGAACTGATTGCCAAGGCGGCGGCTTTTGGCGGCGGACGGCTGGATTTGCTCTTTAACAATGCCGGGATTGGCGCGTTGAAGTCGTTTGAACAAACAACAGACGAAGACTGGAAACTGGCCTTTGACGTAAACTTTTATGGCGCCCTCTACGGCATCCGCGCTGCGCTGCCGATCATGCGCGCCCAAGGGGGCGGGCATATCGCCAACACCGCTTCGGGGATCGTCTTTTCCCCCATGCCGGAGCAGACCATGTACAGCGCTACGAAGTCCGCACTTATGGGGCTGGGCGGTTCGTTGCGGTATGAGCTGTGGGACGACAATATCCGCGTGTCCACCATTATTCCCGGGACGGTAATTACGGGGATTTGGCAAGGAGTCAAGCCTCCGGCGGAAGCGATTACGCCAGCAGAAGCGGCGGCAGGCATTCTCGCGGGGGTCGCCCGCAACGAAAAGATTGTCATTGTCACCGAGCAAGACCAGCAAGGTTCGAAGAACGTGTATGATCTAGAGCGGCAGGAAGCCATTGACACCTATATGGTGAATATTGCCCGCAAACGCAAAAAAGGCATAATGAACGAATATTAA
- a CDS encoding ECF transporter S component has translation MEQNSLKQTKYLVYAALGIALVFVCTVFVNVRLPIAANGGLIHLGNVPLFIIAMLYGRWLGALAGGLGMALFDVVGGWFLWAPFTLVIVGLMGYTIGALCEKNQSFTTYVLALVAACAIKILGYYGAEGIIYGNWIAPMVSVPGNLVQIGLASAIVLPVVQKLKKHAVALSWAGSRR, from the coding sequence ATGGAACAAAATTCTTTAAAGCAAACGAAATACTTGGTGTATGCAGCGCTAGGCATTGCACTTGTTTTTGTGTGCACCGTGTTTGTTAACGTACGTCTTCCTATTGCAGCTAATGGCGGCTTGATTCACCTGGGAAATGTGCCGCTCTTTATTATTGCGATGCTTTATGGCCGTTGGTTGGGAGCGTTGGCTGGCGGTTTGGGCATGGCCTTGTTTGACGTAGTTGGCGGCTGGTTTTTATGGGCGCCCTTTACGCTTGTTATCGTAGGGCTTATGGGTTATACAATCGGCGCTTTGTGCGAGAAAAACCAATCTTTTACTACGTATGTACTTGCATTGGTTGCGGCTTGCGCTATAAAAATTCTCGGATATTACGGCGCAGAAGGAATTATTTACGGCAACTGGATTGCACCGATGGTTTCTGTGCCTGGAAATCTTGTGCAGATTGGATTAGCGTCAGCGATTGTGCTGCCGGTGGTGCAGAAGTTGAAAAAACATGCAGTGGCTCTTTCTTGGGCGGGGAGCCGTCGGTAA
- a CDS encoding DoxX family protein, translated as MKFTELIQKGLENYKDEVLLVARLAMGFMFIYVHGGPKVFGGPEKWLEVGSMLKVLGITTAPELLGLMAGLYELVGGILIAFGLFTRLGAALVLSNLLMASLVMYNLKGLSGAAPAFEDALFMLVLLAVGAGKYSLDHKWFSKG; from the coding sequence ATGAAATTCACAGAGTTAATTCAAAAAGGTTTGGAAAATTATAAGGATGAAGTGCTTTTGGTGGCTCGTCTTGCCATGGGATTTATGTTTATTTACGTGCATGGCGGTCCGAAGGTGTTTGGTGGTCCGGAAAAATGGTTGGAAGTGGGCTCGATGCTTAAGGTGCTTGGTATTACTACGGCCCCGGAACTGCTTGGGCTGATGGCTGGGCTGTATGAACTGGTAGGCGGTATCCTGATTGCTTTCGGTTTGTTTACCCGTTTGGGAGCCGCGTTGGTGTTGTCTAATTTGCTGATGGCTTCTCTGGTCATGTATAACCTGAAAGGCCTCTCAGGGGCCGCGCCTGCTTTTGAAGACGCTTTGTTTATGCTGGTACTGCTGGCGGTGGGCGCAGGAAAATACAGCTTGGATCACAAGTGGTTTTCTAAGGGTTAA
- a CDS encoding MarR family transcriptional regulator, giving the protein MSGKAVLEENRQALRLYIALTRTYKKLLAMDLQNIADYGLNPTEFGVLEFLYNKGPHPLQQIGNHTLITSGATTYVIDKLEKKELLVRKPCEKDRRIIYAEITEKGRAEMERILPSHYQALADAMTELTAAEKEQAIALLKKVSFSET; this is encoded by the coding sequence ATGAGTGGAAAAGCTGTGCTGGAAGAAAATCGGCAAGCTTTGCGATTGTATATTGCTTTGACGCGCACCTATAAGAAGCTGTTGGCAATGGATTTGCAAAATATTGCAGATTATGGCCTGAATCCGACAGAGTTTGGCGTGTTGGAGTTCCTATATAATAAAGGGCCGCATCCATTGCAGCAGATAGGAAATCATACGCTGATAACCAGCGGTGCGACAACGTATGTCATTGATAAATTGGAGAAAAAAGAACTACTTGTCCGCAAGCCGTGTGAGAAGGATCGGCGTATTATTTATGCGGAGATTACGGAAAAGGGACGGGCGGAGATGGAAAGAATTTTGCCAAGCCATTATCAAGCGTTGGCGGATGCCATGACCGAGCTGACCGCGGCAGAGAAAGAGCAGGCGATAGCGTTGCTAAAGAAAGTTAGCTTTTCGGAAACATAA
- a CDS encoding methyltransferase domain-containing protein, whose amino-acid sequence MNESNNYWNQLYESRNNQKPVYDLWLDKYAAILSTSNCIPIIDLGCGTGNNTLYLHERNYKVISCDFSKEALKKLDFFINKPDTRLFDMKKGLPFEDQSAKIVIADLSLHYFRWLETVTIVAEIQRVLMKDGFLLLRVNSVKDTNYGAGQGTLVEENYYCNQGRFKRFFNKAQLDDLFQTWEFYYSSEYEMARYENTKVLWELALKKHL is encoded by the coding sequence ATGAACGAGAGTAACAACTATTGGAATCAATTATATGAATCTCGAAATAACCAAAAGCCAGTTTATGATTTGTGGCTGGACAAATATGCAGCTATTTTATCGACCTCGAACTGTATTCCTATTATTGATTTGGGGTGCGGGACAGGAAATAATACGTTGTACTTACACGAAAGAAACTATAAAGTAATTTCATGCGATTTTTCAAAGGAAGCATTAAAAAAGCTAGATTTTTTTATAAACAAGCCTGACACAAGACTGTTTGACATGAAGAAAGGCTTACCTTTTGAGGATCAAAGCGCCAAAATAGTTATTGCCGATCTTTCACTACATTATTTCCGTTGGCTTGAAACAGTAACCATTGTTGCTGAGATTCAGCGAGTTCTTATGAAAGATGGTTTTTTACTACTGCGAGTTAACTCGGTAAAAGACACGAACTACGGAGCCGGCCAGGGGACTCTTGTCGAAGAAAATTATTATTGTAATCAAGGCCGGTTCAAGCGATTCTTCAACAAAGCACAATTAGACGACCTTTTTCAAACCTGGGAATTTTACTATAGTAGTGAATATGAAATGGCCCGGTATGAAAACACGAAAGTTCTTTGGGAATTGGCCTTGAAAAAGCACCTTTGA
- a CDS encoding autotransporter outer membrane beta-barrel domain-containing protein — protein sequence MDVNGFSLVAGAASEKENAQGVFTRGLFVEHGWGSYSTYNSFSNAASVKGDGDTQYTGAGWLGRWQKKSGQYLEGSVRAGRVSNKFSSGDIGAAGTNSSFDVSAPYYGLHIGLGQETDLGNNKKRDLYAKVLWTHQNGSNATVQGDNFRFDAVDSLRVQAGAKWLRKTSENTTLRAGLAYQYELGGQADATVNGSAVEAPSLKGGTGILEVGVTRESKDGKGPTLDFGLQGFCGKARGLAGTMQASWKF from the coding sequence GTGGATGTCAACGGCTTTTCGCTGGTAGCCGGCGCAGCCAGCGAAAAGGAAAACGCCCAGGGCGTTTTTACGCGCGGCCTTTTTGTAGAGCATGGCTGGGGCAGCTACAGCACCTACAACAGCTTCAGCAACGCCGCGTCGGTTAAAGGCGATGGCGATACCCAGTATACCGGCGCAGGCTGGCTGGGACGCTGGCAGAAAAAAAGCGGCCAGTATCTGGAAGGCTCCGTGCGGGCCGGACGGGTGAGTAATAAATTCAGCAGCGGCGACATCGGTGCGGCGGGGACGAACTCCTCCTTTGACGTCAGCGCTCCGTACTATGGACTACATATCGGACTCGGTCAAGAAACGGACCTGGGCAACAATAAAAAACGCGACTTGTATGCGAAGGTGCTGTGGACGCACCAAAACGGCAGCAACGCCACCGTGCAGGGCGACAACTTCCGTTTTGACGCCGTGGATTCCCTGCGCGTCCAGGCCGGGGCCAAATGGCTGCGCAAGACCAGCGAAAATACCACCTTGCGCGCAGGATTAGCCTATCAGTATGAATTAGGCGGCCAAGCCGACGCAACGGTAAACGGCAGCGCCGTGGAAGCGCCCAGCCTCAAAGGCGGTACCGGCATCTTGGAGGTGGGCGTAACCCGGGAAAGCAAAGACGGCAAAGGGCCGACTTTGGATTTCGGCTTGCAGGGCTTTTGCGGCAAAGCGCGCGGCCTGGCCGGTACGATGCAGGCATCCTGGAAATTTTAA
- a CDS encoding GNAT family N-acetyltransferase, translating to MVEQEWEMALFQPRDAAGVVALYQEVYGDSYPVTEVYDPKALVRQEEEGITWRAVARSHDGAVIGHIAFYRSTPPNPKLYECGQLMVSHAWRQTSVGFALMEYALEEIPRQRGLKQIWGEAVCNHLFTQMMMTKRGYRETGLEVALMPGDAAKGGERTSTVLIFSSPGESGQTVYVPQVYEEAFALLYGDLEEVCNFVEATASLPQAVRTEGSIEMFAGAGVARLSITRIGADFEAQAALWESQASVAGTLVLQAFLRLGDETVGAAVEILRRRGYFLGGVLPGWCGGDGLMMQKVSIAVNEKAIHVYTKKAKAIKALVLKDWAEVCPKSWGGVLRLAATRWPEKTAAEYPQKGRSYTYAQLEAEATQVAKGLMALDMERGEHAAIWAFNIPEYLSVQFGCARAGMPLVLLNTNYRAYELEYVLHHSDTTVLFLEAQGSGKEAWLEVLHSVRERLPKLRKVVFFGAVGAADVILWQDFLADGKTVSEEAYRQRCSEETSQDVFVLQYTSGTTGVPKGVVHCQQAYLYNARAYGERQGLTTSSVLCSALPFFHAYGNAVILTALYYGATVVGVERFQAPVVLQAIVEQGVTSLSGTPTMFVALLEEWERISYDTSSLCVGDMAGASCPPELVQAVIEKLGATGFSCLYGSTEVIIASLAGPTRPREERVNYVGTALPGLELRIVKAGTTEEVPRGVEGELCVRGQSSMLRYYKMEEETKKAVDDEGWWHSGDMAAIDAEGCCRITGRIKDLIIRGGENIGPAEIETFLMTHPKVLEAQVVGVPSEYYGEDIVAFVRLQKGETAKVLELKRYCREQIALNKVPFMFFFVEEFPLTASGKVQKFKLRELALENLTKQ from the coding sequence ATGGTGGAGCAGGAATGGGAAATGGCGCTTTTTCAGCCGAGAGATGCTGCTGGGGTAGTGGCGTTGTATCAGGAAGTGTACGGGGACTCCTATCCAGTGACGGAAGTGTATGATCCGAAGGCACTGGTGAGGCAGGAGGAAGAAGGAATTACTTGGCGGGCGGTAGCTCGCAGCCATGACGGAGCGGTAATCGGCCATATTGCTTTTTACCGTTCCACACCGCCCAATCCCAAGCTGTACGAATGCGGGCAGCTCATGGTATCTCATGCATGGCGGCAAACTTCAGTGGGCTTTGCCCTGATGGAATACGCGCTGGAAGAAATTCCGCGCCAGCGCGGCCTGAAACAGATTTGGGGCGAGGCGGTTTGTAATCATTTATTTACGCAAATGATGATGACGAAACGAGGCTACCGCGAGACTGGCCTGGAAGTGGCGTTGATGCCGGGAGACGCTGCCAAGGGAGGCGAGAGAACCTCGACGGTGCTGATTTTTTCATCACCTGGAGAAAGCGGCCAGACGGTGTATGTGCCGCAGGTGTATGAAGAAGCGTTTGCGTTGCTGTATGGCGATTTGGAGGAAGTCTGTAACTTTGTCGAGGCGACTGCTTCGCTGCCGCAGGCGGTGAGGACGGAAGGCTCTATCGAGATGTTTGCCGGAGCTGGTGTGGCGCGCTTGTCGATTACTAGAATCGGCGCGGACTTTGAGGCGCAAGCAGCCTTATGGGAAAGCCAGGCATCTGTAGCGGGGACGTTGGTATTGCAGGCTTTCTTGCGGCTGGGGGACGAAACGGTCGGGGCGGCGGTAGAGATATTGCGGCGGCGGGGCTATTTCCTGGGTGGCGTCTTGCCCGGCTGGTGCGGCGGAGATGGTCTGATGATGCAAAAAGTATCCATCGCTGTAAATGAAAAAGCTATTCATGTATATACCAAGAAGGCTAAGGCGATTAAGGCGCTGGTTTTAAAGGACTGGGCGGAAGTGTGTCCGAAATCTTGGGGCGGGGTGCTGCGCCTGGCGGCGACGAGGTGGCCAGAAAAGACGGCCGCCGAGTATCCGCAAAAGGGTCGCTCTTACACGTATGCGCAGTTGGAGGCAGAAGCGACGCAAGTGGCCAAAGGGCTTATGGCGTTAGATATGGAGCGCGGCGAGCATGCCGCTATCTGGGCCTTTAATATTCCGGAATATCTTTCCGTGCAGTTTGGCTGCGCCAGAGCCGGGATGCCGCTGGTACTGCTGAATACCAATTACCGGGCGTACGAGCTGGAGTATGTGCTGCATCACTCCGATACGACGGTGCTGTTTTTAGAAGCCCAAGGCAGCGGCAAAGAGGCGTGGCTAGAGGTGCTTCATTCGGTGCGGGAACGCTTGCCGAAGTTGCGCAAGGTAGTTTTTTTTGGTGCTGTCGGAGCGGCGGATGTCATTCTTTGGCAGGATTTTCTGGCTGATGGAAAGACTGTGTCGGAAGAAGCCTATAGACAGCGGTGCAGCGAGGAAACCTCGCAAGATGTGTTTGTTCTGCAATATACGTCGGGAACAACGGGGGTACCCAAGGGGGTAGTGCATTGCCAACAAGCGTACTTGTACAATGCCAGAGCTTACGGAGAGCGTCAGGGGCTGACGACGTCTTCGGTATTGTGTTCGGCGCTGCCCTTCTTTCATGCGTACGGCAATGCGGTGATTTTGACGGCGCTGTACTATGGCGCCACGGTGGTAGGCGTAGAGCGGTTTCAAGCTCCGGTGGTGCTGCAGGCGATTGTAGAGCAGGGCGTTACCAGCTTGTCTGGTACGCCGACGATGTTTGTGGCGCTTTTAGAAGAGTGGGAACGAATTTCCTATGATACAAGCTCGTTATGCGTGGGCGACATGGCGGGAGCTAGCTGTCCGCCGGAGCTGGTGCAGGCGGTGATTGAGAAGCTGGGAGCAACTGGATTTAGCTGTCTATATGGTTCTACGGAAGTGATCATCGCGTCTTTAGCAGGCCCCACAAGACCTCGAGAAGAGCGGGTAAACTATGTCGGCACGGCGCTGCCAGGTCTGGAGCTGCGCATTGTTAAAGCCGGGACGACGGAAGAGGTCCCCCGGGGCGTTGAAGGCGAGCTATGTGTGCGCGGACAGTCTTCCATGCTGCGGTATTATAAGATGGAAGAAGAAACGAAAAAGGCCGTAGATGATGAAGGCTGGTGGCATAGCGGCGACATGGCTGCCATTGATGCGGAGGGCTGCTGCCGTATCACTGGACGCATTAAAGACTTGATTATTCGCGGCGGTGAAAATATAGGCCCTGCGGAAATAGAAACCTTTTTAATGACGCACCCCAAGGTGCTCGAAGCGCAGGTGGTTGGAGTACCCAGCGAATACTACGGCGAGGATATCGTGGCCTTTGTGCGTTTGCAAAAAGGGGAAACCGCCAAGGTTCTGGAGCTGAAACGGTACTGCCGGGAGCAGATTGCCTTAAACAAGGTACCCTTTATGTTTTTCTTTGTGGAGGAGTTTCCCCTGACTGCCAGTGGCAAGGTGCAGAAATTCAAGCTGCGCGAGCTGGCGCTGGAAAATTTGACCAAACAGTAA
- a CDS encoding helix-turn-helix domain-containing protein codes for MKEKKGELNLDCPVAYTLSVLGGKWKWLIIYILAEENILRYGELKRKLPGITHKMLSQQLKELEAEELLYRKEYQQIPPKVEYSLTTCAQTLLPILKLMCEWGAANQPNTTSACAL; via the coding sequence ATGAAAGAGAAAAAAGGCGAACTCAATCTTGATTGTCCGGTAGCCTACACACTATCCGTACTTGGCGGCAAGTGGAAATGGCTGATCATCTATATTCTAGCGGAAGAAAACATCCTCCGTTATGGAGAGCTGAAAAGAAAATTACCGGGTATTACTCATAAAATGCTAAGCCAACAGCTCAAGGAATTAGAAGCGGAAGAACTTCTTTATCGCAAAGAATACCAGCAAATTCCTCCCAAAGTAGAATACTCACTCACCACATGCGCCCAAACACTACTGCCCATCTTAAAGCTCATGTGCGAGTGGGGCGCAGCCAATCAGCCAAATACTACTTCCGCCTGCGCTTTATAA
- the pdxK gene encoding pyridoxine/pyridoxal/pyridoxamine kinase, whose product MKAPAKALTIAGSDTSGGAGLQADLKTFQEFGVYGMTAITVLVAQNPDNNWAHDVYPLSLDALEAQINTVFGGIGVDAMKTGMLGTVEIISLVARKLEEYAVKNVVIDPVMICKGTDEVLHPEAAVAISQMLAPKATVITPNVFEASQLSGVRIQSVETMKEAAVKIHALGPKYVLIKGGSKLGTDNAIDILYDGKEFTVFETPKINTTYTHGAGCTYAAAITAGLAQGLSVPEAVGKAKDFVTQAIQHGFPINSYVGPTYHAAHRLAEV is encoded by the coding sequence ATGAAAGCACCCGCGAAAGCACTTACGATAGCTGGCTCCGATACAAGCGGCGGCGCCGGACTGCAGGCCGATCTTAAAACGTTTCAGGAATTTGGCGTGTATGGCATGACCGCCATTACAGTTCTTGTGGCCCAAAATCCTGACAACAACTGGGCTCATGACGTATATCCATTGTCTTTGGACGCCTTGGAGGCGCAAATTAATACGGTTTTTGGCGGAATTGGCGTAGATGCCATGAAGACAGGCATGCTGGGGACCGTTGAAATTATTTCTCTGGTAGCCCGAAAATTAGAAGAATATGCGGTGAAAAATGTTGTCATTGACCCGGTGATGATTTGCAAAGGAACGGATGAAGTATTGCATCCGGAAGCGGCTGTGGCCATCAGCCAGATGCTGGCCCCGAAGGCTACGGTAATTACGCCGAATGTATTTGAGGCCAGTCAGTTGAGCGGCGTGCGCATTCAGTCTGTGGAGACGATGAAGGAAGCAGCCGTTAAAATCCATGCGTTAGGCCCTAAGTACGTTTTGATCAAAGGCGGCTCCAAGCTGGGCACGGACAATGCGATTGATATTTTGTACGACGGCAAGGAGTTTACCGTATTTGAAACGCCGAAAATTAATACGACCTATACACATGGCGCTGGCTGCACCTATGCTGCTGCGATTACAGCCGGTTTGGCCCAGGGCCTATCGGTTCCGGAAGCGGTAGGGAAAGCTAAAGATTTCGTTACCCAAGCAATTCAGCATGGTTTTCCCATCAACTCCTATGTGGGACCGACGTATCATGCAGCGCATCGCTTGGCTGAGGTCTAA
- a CDS encoding flavodoxin family protein, producing MGKNILVLTGSPRKGGNSEKLADAFIAGAQEAGHTVMKYATADKTIKGCIDCKNCFKKGVACSIPDDFNELAPHLAAADMLVLATPLYWFSFPTQLKAALDKMYSFLIAEKPLVIKECVLLVTGGDKEEKVFEGIVRSYQLMLEFMGWQDRGVIVVPGLHDKDEILKTDALERAKKLGESL from the coding sequence ATGGGGAAAAACATTTTAGTTTTGACAGGAAGTCCGCGCAAAGGAGGCAATAGCGAAAAACTGGCGGATGCCTTTATTGCGGGAGCGCAAGAGGCGGGCCATACAGTTATGAAATATGCAACTGCCGATAAAACGATTAAGGGCTGCATTGACTGTAAGAACTGTTTTAAAAAAGGCGTGGCGTGTTCCATTCCTGATGATTTTAATGAGCTGGCGCCGCACTTGGCAGCGGCGGATATGCTGGTGCTGGCAACGCCGCTGTATTGGTTTTCTTTTCCGACGCAGCTCAAAGCGGCGCTGGATAAGATGTATTCATTTTTAATCGCTGAAAAGCCCTTGGTGATTAAAGAATGCGTTTTATTGGTAACCGGCGGTGATAAGGAGGAAAAGGTATTTGAGGGCATTGTTCGCTCGTATCAGCTCATGCTGGAGTTTATGGGTTGGCAGGATCGCGGCGTGATTGTTGTGCCTGGACTGCATGATAAAGACGAGATCCTAAAGACGGATGCGTTGGAACGAGCGAAAAAACTGGGAGAAAGTTTATAA
- a CDS encoding acyl carrier protein: MDVNEIEKVIRGILAERVPGLKAEDIAPQAELSSLGLDSLAFSWVLADMEEAFDIVMQGSDILHLKTLAAAVEYVAKRLQKA, encoded by the coding sequence ATGGATGTAAACGAGATTGAAAAAGTGATTCGAGGTATTTTAGCAGAACGAGTACCCGGCTTGAAGGCCGAGGACATTGCGCCGCAAGCGGAACTGTCCTCGTTAGGGCTGGATTCTCTGGCTTTTAGCTGGGTGCTGGCCGACATGGAAGAAGCTTTTGATATTGTGATGCAGGGTTCGGATATTTTGCACCTAAAAACCTTGGCGGCGGCGGTTGAATACGTAGCCAAGCGGCTGCAGAAAGCATAA